In Dasypus novemcinctus isolate mDasNov1 chromosome 10, mDasNov1.1.hap2, whole genome shotgun sequence, one DNA window encodes the following:
- the LOC101423309 gene encoding membrane-spanning 4-domains subfamily A member 12, producing MSSKPTTHPGNLETVSNPYSPSNSMPQQPVSLINPINQAQGIQPPFITTTGMIINGQQDQGYIQMRNSALGTINTDFKEEAKIVGAIQIIIGLMHIGFGVVLGLMTADQRPVFVFISFSFTGGYPFWGGISFITSGSLSIMASKEFSPCLTKGSLGMNIVSAIFALIGVILLLVDMSINGPPNQEHWVLLSGKGISAILMIFSLLEFCITCTTAHFANLENMNTNRNVLFIPNMYGTNPLTPASSSAPPRNASQPA from the exons ATGTCATCCAAGCCAACAACCCACCCTGGAAATCTTGAAACTGTCTCCAACCCTTACTCACCAAGCAACTCTATGCCCCAACAACCTGTGAGTTtaataaatccaataaaccaaGCTCAGGGCATCCAGCCTCCTTTTATCACTACTACTGGAATGATCATTAATGGTCAACAGGACCAAGGATATATACAAATGAGAAATTCAGCTCTAGGAACAATAAACACAGACTTTAAAGAAGAAGCCAAGATAGTAGGG GCCATCCAGATCATAATCGGATTGATGCACATTGGCTTCGGAGTTGTTTTGGGTTTAATGACTGCCGATCAGAGACCAGTGTTTGtttttatctccttttcttttactGGCGGATATCCATTCTGGGGTGGCATCTCT TTCATTACTTCTGGCTCTCTCTCTATAATGGCATCCAAGGAGTTCTCACCTTGTCTG ACAAAAGGCAGCCTTGGAATGAATATTGTTAGTGCTATCTTTGCCTTAATTGGAGTGATTCTGTTGCTGGTGGATATGAGCATCAATGGGCCCCCCAACCAAGAACACTGGGTACTG CTTTCTGGGAAAGGAATTTCAGCCATACTGATGATCTTCTCACTCTTGGAGTTCTGTATAACTTGTACCACAGCCCATTTTGCCAACCTAGAAAACATGAACACCAACAGG aatgtcctGTTTATTCCAAATATGTATGGTACCAACCCCCTGACTCCAGCATCCTCCTCAGCTCCTCCCAGAAATGCTAGCCAGCCAGCTTAA